The Magnetococcales bacterium genomic interval GAAGGGACCGTCGTCGAAGCGGATGATGCCGGTGGGCTTCTGGTTCTGGTTGCGGACCAGGGCGGAACGGTCGCCATAGCGGTGGGCGATGGCCTCGTCCAGGCTCTCCTTGATCGCCCTGGCCCGGCGCAGATGGGCGTCGGCCTGATCCAGCAGGTCCGCCAGCGCCTCGACGCCGAGGGCGGCCACCTGAGCGACGGGCTGTTCCGGCAATTCGTGGATGGAAATGGGGGTGTTCATGCCAAACCTCCGGCCTGCGTAATGTGTTGAGATTGGGAACGGTCGTTGCGCCGCTGCTCGGCTTCGTAGCGTTCGATGTCGTCCTGGCGGTAGACAACCCGACCGCCGATCTTGAGATAGGGCGGCCCTTCGCCAAGCGACCGCCAGCGCTCCAGGGTGCGATGGGAAATGCCCCACCGGCGGGAAAGCTCGATTTGATTGAGATGATGGGTGGTCATGTCCTCCTCCGGGGGCTGTGGTCAATCGATGGGGAGAAGGTAGCAGCCTGGCAGGTAGGGGAAGGTACCGGTAAAAGGTAGGAGCCAGGGTAGGAATGCTGGGCAGGAGAGAAGACGGGGGAAACAGCGATGCGCCTTCCCGGAATGGGAACCGGTTGGCGGTATTTCGATACAGGGATGGCGAACGGGTAGGAAATAAGGCAGGAAAATTGAAGGCCGTGGGCGCCTTCCTGCACCTCGTACCTGGATGACAATCCACCAGAGGCTTTTCCCTGACCGTTGTTTGTCGGTCAGGAATGGGCCGTCACCAAGTGGAAGTCAGGGTAGGAGCTGGGGTAGGAGCCAGGGTAGGAGCTGGGGTAGGATCTGGGGTAGGAGCCAGGGTAGGAGCCAGGGCAGGAGCCAGGGCAGGAGCCAGGGCAGGAGCCAGGGCAGGAGCCAGGGCAGGAGCCAGGGCAGGGACGGATTCTGGGACCGCTACCCGGACCTACCGGCCCTCCGTGAGCTGCATGAGACGGTCGTAGGCATCCTCCTCCGGATCTTCTTCCAGGATGGGATTTCGATCCCTGTCCTTCAGTAGCAGAAGGGAGAGGACGAAATCATACTGCTCCGACGGAATCGCCATCTCCTTGACCTCCTCATCGGCAAACCAGACACCGCAGGGAAATTCCTTTCCGAGCCGAGCATCGACCATGGATTCGGGCGGATTGGCGGCGAGAGACGCCGCAGGGATCTCGACGGGATCACAACCGAAGGTCTTGAAAGACGCCCCGGTCTTCCAGGCCGGTTCGCTGGATTGCGACCAGAGGATGTACCCCTCGTTGGAGACCACCAGAACGGCCCGTTTCTCGGTGTATTCGAGCCACCGACGGATCGCCGCCATGAGGGAAACGCCATACCGATTCGCGCAGGCGGAAAGACGCTCCAGGTCGGCAGGTTCCCTCGGCTGGATCTGTCGTCGGAAGTCGTCGAGCGGCATCAACAGGTAGGTGGCGAAGACATCCGCCTCCCTTTCCAACCTTTTCCGGGTTTCCTCGTCGGAATCCAGAGAACCCATCGCCACATCATTCTGGCCGCATTGCAAACCCTTTGGGCTGAAACGCCGGTGCAGCAAATAGTGGCCAAACTCGTGAGCCAGCGTGAACCGGATGCGCCCCTGCGAGGAGATGCCGGAGTTGTACAGGATCCCCCATCCTTTCTTCCCCGGAGGGGCGGGGTGCAACGCCCCCTCGAATCCGGGCAAATCGGCCCCCTTCACCATGGTGATTGGGTCGTCCGCGAATCGTTGCCTCGAAATTTCCTTGGTTACCTCAGGAACATCCACCGGAAAGCGGTCAGTTCCAAGCACCGTGTTGAGGAGGGTGGAAATCTGGTTGGCCCATGCCTGGGGCGTCTTGGGTTCACTCATTTTTTGTCCTCTTCCCCCCAGACATCGATGAGCTGCTGGAGCTTGCGTTTGGTGTCTTCCGGCATTTTCTGGTACTTGCGGAAGAAGGCCAGGTCCATATCACCCCGCTCAGGTGTCTCCTGATCCTGGTCGAGCAAAAATTCCCCAGTCACGCCGAGCACCTCGGCGATCTTTTGTATTTTTTCCGCCGATGGGCGTGGAGGGTTCTGGTTCTCCAACGCCCAGATGTAGCTCTTGCTCGACCCGGTCAGTTCTCCCAACTGCTCCAGCGTCAGCCCTTTCTCTTTCCGCAACCGTCTGATTTTTTCGCTCAACAGGGTAGGCACAAGGCTCCCTCCTTGGGTTCCGTGCAAGTTCAGAGTTCAGGTAAAAAAAGTGCTTGACAAGCGCCACGCGCCCGCGCAGACTTGCGCTTGTTCTCTTTACAGAACATTTTCTACCACATGCCACGCATAAAGGAAACAAAAATGAGTACCGAGGCAGGCAGAACCCTCCATCGCACACCCGCAGACGGAGATCAGTCCAACAAACCGACCGGAATCTTGGGAGAACTTCAATGAGCGGTAAAAATCAATGGGTTGTGACGCACGGTGATCAGTGGGGTGTTCGCGGCGAAGGCAACAGCCGAGTCACGTCGGTTCACGAAACCCAAAGGGAGGCCATCGACCACGCCCGAGAGATTGCCATCAATCAGCGCAGCGAGATGTTCATCCAGGGTGAGAATGGGCAGATTCGCGAGCGCAACAGCTACGGAAACGATCCACGCAGTTCCAAGGGGTAACAGGAAGGCAAATATGCTTTCGCCAAGATCAAACAACATCTCTGTTCACTTTTTGCAGGAGATTGACTCATGAGCAAGACATTAAAACCGGGCACTCCGGCGCCTCAGTCAGGACAATACAAGATTCCTGGATCAAAAACCGAGATCACTGCGATCAAAGACAAACCGT includes:
- a CDS encoding helix-turn-helix domain-containing protein; this translates as MTTHHLNQIELSRRWGISHRTLERWRSLGEGPPYLKIGGRVVYRQDDIERYEAEQRRNDRSQSQHITQAGGLA
- a CDS encoding ImmA/IrrE family metallo-endopeptidase, which codes for MSEPKTPQAWANQISTLLNTVLGTDRFPVDVPEVTKEISRQRFADDPITMVKGADLPGFEGALHPAPPGKKGWGILYNSGISSQGRIRFTLAHEFGHYLLHRRFSPKGLQCGQNDVAMGSLDSDEETRKRLEREADVFATYLLMPLDDFRRQIQPREPADLERLSACANRYGVSLMAAIRRWLEYTEKRAVLVVSNEGYILWSQSSEPAWKTGASFKTFGCDPVEIPAASLAANPPESMVDARLGKEFPCGVWFADEEVKEMAIPSEQYDFVLSLLLLKDRDRNPILEEDPEEDAYDRLMQLTEGR
- a CDS encoding helix-turn-helix transcriptional regulator yields the protein MPTLLSEKIRRLRKEKGLTLEQLGELTGSSKSYIWALENQNPPRPSAEKIQKIAEVLGVTGEFLLDQDQETPERGDMDLAFFRKYQKMPEDTKRKLQQLIDVWGEEDKK
- a CDS encoding DUF2188 domain-containing protein, translating into MSGKNQWVVTHGDQWGVRGEGNSRVTSVHETQREAIDHAREIAINQRSEMFIQGENGQIRERNSYGNDPRSSKG